The following are encoded in a window of Candida dubliniensis CD36 chromosome 4, complete sequence genomic DNA:
- a CDS encoding 1,4-butanediol diacrylate esterase, putative (Similar to C. albicans BDA1) — translation MFTSKLADTLDGVLTDITTFNGDSTPQLVAPGCTLGVTDRDSTVYLNSKGVKNIEDPQPVTNNDSYAFFSCTKSMTVMGALILYEQGKLQLDVPVARYFPEIANIGVLEPGAVDKYSGKLLKPLTTPQTPITAKHLITHTAGFSYGFISPDYFALITKGERIDAINPPMEFFHKKTPLIHEPGTDWAYGHNIDWLGFVLERISGQKLGEFLAKYVFEPIGMSSCTFHKKEASDLVRLHFRKSDETLVLLKKSPISLDPILDLGGQGCFGSVGDYLKFIRVWLNYGVSPDSGKRILNESTVKFAIRNHLPEDFEFDFIGLSHNVLDEDERKNDGWTLTGNAYGSNDLPTGRPKGANYWSGVANLHFWIDFDNGIGGFYAVQVLPFMDEYNIESYARFESEVYKDLRSQSKL, via the coding sequence ATGTTTACATCGAAACTTGCTGACACCCTTGATGGGGTATTGACGGATATTACTACGTTTAATGGCGACTCGACACCACAGTTGGTTGCGCCAGGGTGCACGTTAGGTGTTACTGATCGAGACTCTACGGTGTACTTGAACTCGAAAGGAGTGAAAAATATTGAGGACCCACAGCCAGTGACAAACAATGATAGCTATGCGTTTTTTTCATGCACCAAATCGATGACGGTTATGGGAGCATTGATTTTGTATGAGCAAGGGAAGTTACAATTAGATGTTCCCGTCGCCAGGTATTTTCCAGAGATTGCCAATATTGGGGTGTTGGAGCCAGGTGCAGTGGACAAGTATAGTGGTAAGCTTTTAAAGCCGTTGACTACCCCGCAGACCCCAATTACTGCCAAACACTTGATTACACATACTGCTGGGTTTTCATATGGGTTTATCTCTCCAGATTACTTTGCGCTAATCACGAAAGGCGAACGGATCGATGCGATCAACCCGCCAATGGAGTTTTTCCATAAAAAGACGCCATTGATCCACGAGCCAGGAACGGATTGGGCTTATGGACACAACATTGACTGGTTAGGGTTTGTTCTTGAACGGATCAGTGGCCAAAAGTTAGGTGAGTTTTTGGCAAAGTATGTGTTTGAACCAATTGGGATGTCCAGTTGTACCTTCCATAAGAAAGAAGCTTCAGATTTGGTTCGGTTACATTTTAGAAAGTCCGATGAGACGTTGGTGTTGCTCAAAAAGAGCCCCATAAGTTTAGATCCGATTTTGGATTTAGGGGGACAAGGGTGTTTTGGGAGTGTTGGTGATTACTTAAAGTTTATACGAGTGTGGTTAAACTATGGGGTGTCGCCTGATTCTGGGAAACGGATTCTTAACGAGTCGACGGTGAAGTTTGCCATTAGGAACCATTTACCTGAAGATTTTGagtttgattttattgGGTTGTCACACAATGTtcttgatgaagatgaaagGAAAAACGATGGTTGGACATTGACAGGCAATGCGTATGGTCTGAATGATTTGCCCACGGGCAGACCCAAAGGGGCCAACTACTGGTCTGGTGTAGCCAACTTGCATTTTTGGATTGACTTTGACAATGGCATTGGCGGGTTTTATGCGGTTCAGGTATTACCATTTATGGATGAGTATAATATTGAGAGTTATGCGAGGTTTGAAAGTGAGGTGTATAAGGATTTACGTAGTCAAAGCAAATTGTAA
- the CNH1 gene encoding Na+/H+ antiporter, putative (Similar to S. cerevisiae NHA1;~In S. cerevisiae: Na+/H+ antiporter involved in sodium and potassium efflux through the plasma membrane; required for alkali cation tolerance at acidic pH) has protein sequence MAWSQLELEPPHIAYACVGIFSTLFSLVSLFVKERLYIGEATVASIAGLILGPHCLNWFDPVSWGNSDYITLEICRIVLCIQIVAVAVELPKKYMMKHWLSVTIFLLPVMTCGWLIVGLFIWCLIPHFSFNDGLLVSACVTATDPVLAAAVVGKGKFAERVPGHLRNLLSAESGCNDGMAFPFIFLSLNLIIHSGHAGEIVKDWFLLTILWECIFGCLLGTVIGYVLRKLVAFAEKQNLIDRESFLAIFVFIAFISAGVGSMLGVDDLLVSFAAGTAFGWNGAFAKKTEESHVSTVIDLLLNLSFFVYFGAIIPWPQFNNAELGLNVWRLVVLAFVIIFLRRIPAVVALKPITPDVKTWREALFCGHFGPIGVGAIFASILARKDLEAHYTTEETPLHHLPSKDFPHYQLLATIWPIVCFIVITSIIVHGSSVAVLTLGKRLNRMAITMSFTTDQEGGGGGWMQRLQKLDRTTSSFSLHRVDTMAPQELQPETSGIKVCPAGGAKRKKKHGRIKSLSRVATKDDEKRAPPEAQFLQLGSRTSEHETSTKESSSDNNLAVPNKTSGLSEYGEKQPTKAEKAPVPTVAYQDGDQVIIEDQYGEVMETLKLTRKPKPESSSIHSMESLERHLTQYSTGSSAGESDDENGLSPIHQKLSRTLSRRSYYKKDDPNKRKVYAHRVDDLIVIENEDGDIIRRYKVNKHAPATRPRSSSIMGMMKSMVGIRPVESAPPEISVTDLEHGTQHKILLPDEENTPAAAQKLEDKIANMLQEDHHHHPDHISEESDDDDDEEETEVEKKRRLQALGYLPSTRRDREDEEE, from the coding sequence ATGGCTTGGAGTCAGTTAGAACTAGAACCACCACACATAGCGTATGCTTGTGTCGGTATATTCAGTACCCTATTTTCACTAGTCTCCCTTTTCGTTAAAGAACGGCTATACATCGGTGAGGCCACCGTCGCTTCCATCGCCGGCCTTATCCTAGGCCCCCATTGTCTCAACTGGTTCGACCCCGTTAGCTGGGGCAACTCCGACTACATCACTCTAGAAATATGCCGAATAGTCTTGTGTATCCAGATCGTCGCCGTCGCCGTTGAGTTGCCAAAAAAGTATATGATGAAACATTGGCTCTCAGTCACTATTTTCCTATTGCCAGTAATGACATGTGGGTGGTTGATTGTTGGGCTCTTTATCTGGTGTCTTATCCCCCATTTCTCATTCAACGACGGGTTGCTTGTCAGTGCTTGTGTCACAGCCACCGATCCCGTGTTGGCCGCTGCTGTTGTCGGTAAAGGCAAGTTCGCCGAAAGAGTCCCTGGCCATTTACGTAACTTGTTGTCTGCAGAATCAGGGTGTAACGACGGAATGGCATTCCCGTTTATTTTCCTTTCCCTAAACTTGATCATACATTCTGGACACGCTGGAGAAATCGTTAAAGACTGGTTCTTGTTAACTATACTATGGGAATGTATCTTTGGGTGTTTGTTAGGTACGGTAATTGGCTATGTGTTGCGTAAACTTGTCGCTTTCGctgaaaaacaaaacctTATTGACCGTGAATCGTTCTTGGCCATTTTTGTCTTTATCGCATTTATTTCCGCCGGTGTGGGCTCGATGTTGGGTGTTGACGACTTGTTAGTTTCGTTTGCAGCAGGAACCGCCTTTGGATGGAATGGCGCATTCGCCAAAAAAACCGAGGAGTCCCACGTATCGACCGTCATTGACTTGCTATTGAACTTGTCGTTTTTTGTCTACTTCGGCGCCATCATCCCATGGCCACAATTCAACAACGCCGAGTTGGGACTCAACGTATGGAGATTGGTCGTCTTGGCATTTGTCATAATATTCTTACGAAGAATTCCCGCAGTCGTTGCCCTTAAACCAATCACCCCCGACGTCAAGACTTGGAGAGAAGCATTATTTTGTGGCCATTTCGGGCCCATTGGCGTGGGCGCTATTTTCGCCAGTATCCTCGCCCGAAAAGACCTCGAGGCCCACTACACCACCGAAGAAACTCCACTCCACCATTTGCCAAGCAAAGATTTCCCCCACTACCAGTTGCTTGCCACGATCTGGCCCATAGTCTGCTTTATTGTCATAACATCGATCATCGTCCACGGATCGTCTGTCGCCGTCCTCACACTAGGAAAAAGACTCAACAGAATGGCGATTACCATGTCGTTTACCACGGACCAGGAAGGCGGTGGTGGTGGGTGGATGCAGAGATTACAAAAACTCGACCGTACCACCTCATCCTTTTCGCTACACCGTGTCGATACAATGGCACCACAGGAATTACAACCAGAAACTTCCGGCATCAAAGTGTGTCCTGCGGGCGGAGcaaagagaaagaagaaacatGGACGTATAAAGAGTTTATCGAGAGTTGCCACCAAAGACGACGAAAAGAGAGCACCACCAGAAGCCCAGTTCTTACAGCTAGGCAGTCGTACCTCAGAGCACGAAACCAGCACCAAGGAATCTTCTTCAGACAACAACCTAGCCGTACCCAATAAAACATCTGGATTATCTGAATATGGAGAAAAACAACCCACAAAAGCCGAAAAGGCGCCAGTACCCACAGTCGCTTACCAAGACGGAGACCAGGTTATCATTGAAGACCAGTATGGTGAAGTTATGGAGACCTTGAAATTGACACGCAAACCTAAACCAGAAAGCAGCAGCATTCATTCTATGGAATCATTGGAAAGGCACCTCACTCAATACTCAACTGGTTCATCTGCAGGCGAGTCCGACGACGAAAACGGATTATCGCCAATCCACCAGAAACTTTCCCGAACTTTATCGCGCCGCTCATACTACAAAAAGGATGATCCAAATAAACGTAAAGTATACGCCCACCGTGTGGACGATTTGATTGtgattgaaaatgaagatgGTGATATTATCAGAAGGTACAAAGTCAACAAGCACGCTCCAGCAACCAGACCCAGGTCTAGCTCAATTATGGGAATGATGAAGTCAATGGTAGGAATCAGACCTGTTGAGTCGGCACCGCCAGAAATCAGTGTCACCGACCTTGAGCACGGCACACAACACAAGATCTTACTACctgatgaagaaaacaCCCCTGCAGCCGCACAAAAGTTGGAGGATAAAATTGCTAATATGCTACAGGAagaccaccaccaccaccctGACCACATTTCCGAAGAGAgcgacgacgacgacgacgagGAGGAAACTGAAGTAGAAAAGAAACGAAGACTACAAGCGTTGGGGTACTTGCCCAGTACTCGCCGCGATAGAGAAGATGAAGAGGAGTAG
- a CDS encoding 1,3-beta-glucanosyltransferase, putative (Similar to S. cerevisiae GAS4;~In S. cerevisiae: involved in spore wall assembly;~spliced gene): MLQYTILIFLIFIEYCTANIHPIIIHGHYFIDSITKEPFYIKGIDYQPGGSSAVSETTDPLSDPAKCARDIILFQELGVNTIRIYSINAHLNHDKCMTMLAKAGIYLFLDVNSPLPHHHLNRYEPWNSYNLYYFENVFKVVEQFSHYNNTLGFIAGNEIVNDPISASVAAPYVKAVVREIKSYIEYNAPRTIPVGYSAADDLNYRMPLAQYLECGDDNPKESVDFYGVNSYQWCGDQTFYSSGYNILVNDYKHFTKPMFFSEYGCNEVLPRNFDEVPVLYTNDMIDVFSGGLVYEFTQEPNNYGLVKILSNGDVKVLRDFIQLKNKFDTLPELDYNYIIQSMKENANNIQTKLKNFKTSIPKCELSYPNLDISKGVPPSIAQTLIETGVDARRGEYVSLSNDDITTKYQFFQESGEKLNIVNRIETLADEEAPLENRQEPVEAPPELPPPTTNPFVDFIHKVLDPFKTFCANLFN; encoded by the exons atgTTACAATATACGATCTTGATTTTTCTAATATTCATAGAATACTGTACTGCAAACATCCACCCCATAATCATCCATGGCCACTACTTTATAGATAGTATCACCAAAGAACCA TTCTACATCAAAGGTATAGACTACCAACCAGGCGGATCTTCTGCAGTCTCAGAAACCACCGACCCCTTATCGGACCCGGCTAAATGTGCTAGAGATATAATTCTATTTCAAGAGTTGGGCGTTAACACTATTCGtatttattcaataaatgCACACCTAAACCACGATAAATGCATGACCATGTTGGCCAAAGCGGGAATATACTTGTTCTTGGATGTAAACTCACCATTGCCACACCACCACCTAAATCGGTACGAGCCGTGGAATTCATACAATTTGTACTACTTTGAAAACGTCTTTAAAGTGGTAGAACAGTTTTCCCACTATAATAACACATTAGGATTTATTGCTGGGAACGAAATTGTCAACGACCCCATTTCCGCCAGTGTTGCTGCCCCATACGTAAAAGCAGTAGTCCGCGAAATCAAAAGCTATATTGAATACAATGCTCCAAGAACCATTCCTGTTGGCTATTCAGCGGCCGATGACTTGAACTACCGCATGCCACTAGCACAGTACTTGGAGTGCGGCGACGATAACCCCAAAGAGTCTGTCGACTTTTATGGCGTCAACTCCTATCAGTGGTGCGGCGACCAAACGTTCTATAGCAGCGGATACAACATCTTGGTCAATGATTACAAGCACTTTACCAAACCAATGTTCTTTTCGGAATACGGGTGCAACGAGGTGTTGCCGCGAAATTTTGATGAAGTCCCCGTGTTGTACACAAACGATATGATCGACGTTTTCAGTGGCGGATTGGTATATGAATTTACCCAGGAACCAAACAATTACGGTCTAGTCAAAATATTGTCCAATGGCGACGTCAAGGTATTGCGGGACTTTATCcagttgaaaaataaatttgacaCACTACCAGAGCTAGACTATAACTATATCATCCAATCAATGAAGGAAAATGCCAACAATATCCAAAcgaaattgaaaaactttAAAACGTCAATCCCAAAATGTGAGTTACTGTACCCAAATCTCGACATTTCCAAAGGCGTGCCACCATCCATTGCTCAGACATTGATTGAAACTGGCGTTGATGCTAGGCGCGGGGAATACGTCTCCCTATCCAACGACGACATAACAACAAAGTACCAGTTCTTCCAAGAAAGTGGCGAAAAACTAAACATTGTCAACAGAATTGAAACATTGGCGGATGAGGAGGCGCCGCTAG
- a CDS encoding cation transport regulator-like protein, putative, producing the protein MTHPQGMWIIGYGSLIFKPPPHVSLKVTGYLKGFIRRFWQSSIDHRGTPEYPGRVVTLLSLDDLHSNNKFHDEWVSPEDLRVYGVAYYIEPQHVEEVKQYLDIREQNGYTSHKVAFYVSDKSVSMFTDKEGDYIESNIYIGKVDNEAFVGPESLEETAHVIRKAVGPSGLNIDYLTNLVHSIKDFGIRDHYLENLYTLASSSPDNSTSPIPKPAPPY; encoded by the coding sequence ATGACACACCCACAGGGAATGTGGATCATAGGATACGGATCGTTAATCTTTAAACCACCGCCACACGTATCACTCAAAGTCACAGGCTACTTGAAAGGATTTATTCGCAGATTCTGGCAGAGCTCAATAGACCATAGAGGAACTCCCGAGTACCCCGGCAGAGTCGTTACCCTCCTTTCCCTAGACGATCTACACTCAAACAACAAGTTCCATGACGAGTGGGTATCCCCAGAAGATTTACGTGTTTATGGAGTGGCCTACTACATCGAGCCACAACACGTCGAAGAAGTGAAACAGTACCTTGACATTAGAGAGCAAAACGGGTACACCTCCCACAAAGTGGCCTTCTATGTGCTGGACAAGTCTGTATCCATGTTTACCGACAAAGAAGGGGACTACATTGAAAGCAATATCTACATTGGCAAAGTCGACAACGAGGCATTTGTGGGCCCTGAATCATTAGAAGAGACTGCACACGTCATTAGAAAGGCAGTTGGCCCCAGCGGCCTTAACATAGACTACCTCACCAACTTGGTCCACTCAATCAAAGACTTTGGTATTAGAGATCACTATTTAGAAAACCTATACACACTAGCTAGCTCAAGTCCCGATAATTCAACGCTGCCGATTCCAAAACCAGCGCCACCTTATTAA
- a CDS encoding conserved hypothetical protein (possibly Candida-specific) — METNYSLALKQFINKNFAASFRLASELFHKCFTEYSGHSISLTLLTKIINLYLVEVGVCLKDGLLNQVQANTAVNSITSNEVINQIHAVFGDEIPCEILYNYHLMHITNSKLLINDNYWDQLRNDYHHAINDKYKQKFIELVVFEILPRYDKYKEAEQLITNPNDLQRLRKIQEKQKLAEEVERSQKKTPPKEQPTLKYKSIKEIQNAYNLEEAKKPTLPESRLLYIYNLVKNYLRDNYLVVLVLIILGLGARKYLNRANLREKIVDTIKMAFKFSYI; from the coding sequence ATGGAAACCAACTACAGCCTTGCCCTAAAgcaattcatcaataaaaacTTTGCTGCCTCGTTCAGGTTGGCGAGCGAATTGTTTCATAAATGTTTTACCGAATATTCTGGCCATAGCATTTCATTAACCTTGCTTACCAAGATAATCAACCTCTACTTGGTCGAAGTGGGGGTGTGCTTGAAAGATGGTTTGTTGAACCAGGTCCAGGCCAACACTGCAGTCAACTCAATTACCAGCAACGAGGTGATTAACCAGATCCACGCTGTTTTTGGTGACGAAATCCCATGTGAGATATTATACAACTACCATTTAATGCACATCACCAACTCCAAACTTCTCATCAACGACAATTATTGGGACCAGTTGCGTAACGATTACCACCATGCAATCAACGacaaatacaaacaaaAGTTTATAGAGTTGGTGGTTTTTGAGATCTTGCCTAGATACGATAAATACAAAGAAGCAGAACAGTTGATTACCAACCCCAACGATTTACAGAGATTACGCAAGATCCAGGAAAAGCAAAAGCTTGCCGAGGAGGTGGAACGCTCCCAGAAAAAGACACCCCCCAAGGAACAGCCAACCTTGAAGTACAAATCAATCAAGGAAATCCAAAACGCCTACAACCTCGAAGAGGCCAAAAAACCAACACTCCCAGAATCACGATTGTTGTACATCTACAATCTTGTCAAGAACTATTTGCGCGACAATTATttggtggtgttggttCTCATAATTCTTGGCCTCGGTGCGAGAAAATACCTCAACCGAGCCAACTTGAGAGAAAAAATCGTCGACACCATAAAAATGGCATTTAAATTTAGTTATATATAG
- a CDS encoding transferrin receptor-like protein, putative (Similar to S. cerevisiae TRE1;~In S. cerevisiae: plasma membrane protein that binds to Bsd2p and regulates ubiquitylation and vacuolar degradation of the metal transporter Smf1p; function is redundant with that of Tre2p; has similarity to transferrin receptors), with protein MATMTSSSHSGYQRLDNAASSSTTMPMYPPDYNDLHIEQFEIEDPQTPASGILDRAHKFASNFNTRILRPVTRIIDPIYEGYKYFQMQYERSILKLGNPLVVKRLLYVSFVMVIVFGITKYSDNDSISGASVGAFTRGRFYDIEKVGESITHFIDPKEMKEHLEYFSSIPHITGTKGDLALAKYVQSFFKNNGLHHVELTELESFTNYPDKANTYLRLKDSSFEAALFEQHNEGMEFLAFNPNSLNTDKPIEGGYVYVNYGESGDYKKVIEGGVEVKDKIVLVKYGGKTPEPNKVYIAEQHHAKAVVFITEKYTVSGQEVDDVIQRENVGLTRMSPGDILTPGWSSENMYVTRLAWDKSETTPKIPSIPVSWKDGEALLRKLSGGIDFDGYKSGDGKSPALQLSINNIDRPMHQVWNVAGSIEGREQNEKGVIIGAARDSGCYGTLGSNTGTVALLEMVKIFTSMQRKYSWTPSRSIFFVSFDATEYNLAGAAEWIENRREALRKEGYVYIDLSDLVAGDKLSINANPFLHEVISNCLQKVKTGDGPEDTLYHLAKKQNGDRVVMRNDFLETKNYVPFINYVNIPSMEVKFTGERYPHNSCFDSFDNFETSGVDPKMAKHAQMVELLSRIVLEFAESPLIPYNFRDFTRSLEMLEQDLERYAEQNGQPVLHFDGLKRALNSLKSVSESYQEWAREWKQFIHESGGMEPTIHTMSRWRWNDNMVEFNGQFLTREIQRKRAGYKNILFGVPFIAPTTRDEFDWNSFPFVRHYISQNDYGSAQNEINKVASVLESAALNYRDLS; from the coding sequence ATGGCAACCATGACGTCTAGTTCACATAGTGGGTATCAGAGACTCGATAATGCGGCATCGCTGTCGACGACGATGCCGATGTACCCTCCAGATTATAATGATTTGCATATAGAGCAGTTTGAGATAGAAGATCCGCAAACACCGGCAAGTGGTATACTAGATAGAGCACATAAGTTTGCCAGTAATTTCAATACGAGGATATTACGTCCAGTCACGAGAATTATAGACCCGATATATGAGGGGTATAAATACTTTCAGATGCAGTATGAAAGATCGATACTAAAGTTGGGCAACCCGTTGGTGGTGAAGCGGTTGTTATATGTTTCGTTTGTTATGGTGATTGTGTTTGGTATTACGAAATATAGCGATAACGATTCGATAAGTGGGGCCAGTGTGGGAGCATTTACTAGAGGCCGGTTTTATGATATTGAGAAAGTTGGCGAGTCTATAACGCATTTTATTGATCCAAAGGAGATGAAAGAGCATTTGGAGTACTTTTCGTCGATCCCACATATTACGGGGACAAAAGGGGATTTAGCATTGGCCAAGTATGTGCAGtcgtttttcaaaaataatgGTCTACATCATGTAGAGTTGACTGAGTTGGAGAGTTTTACCAATTATCCCGATAAAGCCAATACGTATTTGAGGCTTAAGGATTCGTCATTTGAGGCGGCATTGTTTGAGCAGCACAATGAAGGTATGGAGTTTTTGGCATTCAATCCGAACTCGTTAAATACAGACAAACCTATTGAGGGTGGTTATGTTTATGTGAATTACGGGGAGAGTGGGGATTATAAGAAGGTGATTGAAGGTGGTGTTGAAGTGAAGGATAAGATTGTGTTGGTCAAGTATGGTGGCAAGACGCCTGAACCTAATAAAGTGTACATTGCAGAACAACATCATGCCAAGGCAGTTGTGTTTATCACGGAAAAGTATACTGTGTCTGGCCAAGAAGTTGATGATGTGATTCAGAGAGAGAATGTTGGATTGACGAGGATGTCGCCGGGTGATATTTTGACTCCTGGCTGGTCTTCGGAAAACATGTATGTGACAAGGTTGGCGTGGGACAAGTCGGAGACAACACCAAAGATACCATCCATCCCCGTGTCGTGGAAGGACGGCGAGGCATTGCTCAGGAAGTTGTCGGGAGGTATTGACTTTGATGGGTATAAGAGTGGTGATGGCAAATCGCCCGCACTTCAGCTTAGCATAAACAATATTGATCGGCCAATGCACCAGGTGTGGAATGTTGCTGGTTCTATTGAAGGGAGAGAGCAGAATGAAAAGGGGGTTATAATAGGAGCCGCTAGAGATTCGGGGTGTTATGGTACGTTGGGAAGTAATACCGGAACGGTGGCGTTGTTGGAGATGGTAAAGATATTTACGTCGATGCAGAGAAAGTACCTGTGGACGCCGTCGAGGtcgattttttttgtttcgtTTGATGCAACTGAGTATAATTTGGCAGGTGCAGCTGAGTGGATTGAGAATAGGAGGGAGGCGTTACGCAAAGAAGGGTATGTGTATATTGATTTAAGTGATTTGGTGGCGGGGGACAAGTTGTCGATAAATGCCAATCCGTTTTTGCATGAAGTGATTAGCAACTGCTTGCAGAAGGTTAAGACAGGAGATGGGCCTGAAGATACGTTGTACCATTTGGCAAAGAAACAGAATGGCGACCGCGTGGTTATGAGAAACGATTTTCTTGAGACGAAAAACTATGTTCCATTTATAAACTATGTGAATATTCCTTCGATGGAGGTTAAGTTTACCGGGGAGAGGTATCCGCACAATTCGTGTTTTGATAGTTTTGACAATTTTGAGACAAGTGGTGTTGATCCGAAAATGGCCAAGCACGCACAGATGGTTGAACTTTTATCGAGGATAGTTTTGGAGTTTGCAGAGAGTCCTTTAATTCCGTATAATTTCCGTGATTTTACTAGACTGTTGGAGATGTTGGAGCAGGATTTAGAGAGGTACGCCGAGCAGAATGGCCAGCCGGTGTTGCATTTTGATGGGTTGAAACGTGCGTTGAACTCGTTGAAACTGGTTAGTGAAAGCTACCAGGAATGGGCCCGCGAATGGAAACAATTTATCCACGAATCTGGCGGGATGGAGCCTACCATCCATACCATGCTGCGATGGAGGTGGAATGACAATATGGTTGAGTTTAATGGTCAGTTTTTAACTAGAGAAATCCAGCGTAAACGTGCTGGCTACAAGAATATACTTTTTGGGGTGCCGTTTATTGCGCCTACAACTAGAGATGAGTTTGATTGGAATAGTTTCCCGTTTGTGCGGCACTATATTTCCCAGAACGATTATGGTCTGGCGCAGAATGAGATTAATAAGGTGGCGCTGGTTTTGGAATCGGCAGCGTTGAATTATCGGGACTTGAGCTAG